Part of the Terriglobia bacterium genome is shown below.
CCAGAGCGTTTTGCCGTCAGCGCTGACGTTCCCCATATCCGGACTGCCCCCGCCGGGAATCGTCCAGGTCTTCTCAATCTTGCGGGTCGCAAAGTCGATCACCGAGATCGTGCCCGGGCCCTTGGCCTTCACGTCGCCCATATGGGTGCCGCGGTTTGTCACATAAAGCTTCTTGCCGTCGCGGCTCGGATAAAGGCCGTGCGCGCCGCGTCCGGTCGGAATGAACGCCAACTGTTTGAAGGTCTGAGCATCGATGACGTAGACGCCGTCGGCTTCCATATCGGCCACGAAAAATACTTTGCCGTCGGGAGCAATACGGATGTCCTGAGGCATGCTATGCCCGATCACGCCGGGAGTAGCGTCGGGACGCGCCAGCCTCAAATAGCTCACAACTTTGCGCTGCTTCAGATCGATCTTCGCGAGGCCGCCGCCGGAAAACTCGCAGGTGAAGACAGCGTAGGTTCCATCGATCGCAAAATCCGCGTGATTGACGCCGGAACATTGCGGCGTTGCGACGTTGTACTGCATCGCCATCGTGTGCGGATCGCGAAATTCAAGACGCTTCAAAGCTTCGGCCACCACGATCGCCGACTTGCCGTCTGGCGTGAAATAGAGGTTGTATGCATCCGGCACTTTGACGGTCGTACCGGGTTTCCCGGTCTTCGGATCGATCGGAACCAGAATCCCCGACCGCCCGCGCTCTGCGCTTCCGGCAATCCACAACGTCTTCAAATCCCACGAAGGAATCACATGCTGGGGATTTCCACCCGTAACGAAATGATCGACCACCTGAAAGGTCGCCGGATCGATCACATAAACATCACCCGACTTCACATTGGGAACATAGACGCGGTTGAGGGCACCCGCTGTGGCAGGACTCATTTTGCCGGTGACCGACTCGCTGTAAACATTGTGGGGGTCGATGACCGGCGGCATTCCGGGCGCATTCTGGGCAAAAAGAGCGAAAAGAAAATATGCGAATAAGAGAGTGGAAGACATCGACGCAGTTCCTCATTCACGATCGTATCAAAGGAACGAAACCACGAGAGGCAGAAAACACTCATTGCAACATTGCATCATTGGAAGTTGTTTCATTTTAAATATAAGAAATGCAGCAACTTCCATTGATGCAATGTTGCAATACATCACCTGAATAAACGCCGAATTCCTATGATCACACCAATTCCACTCAACAGCGTTCCACCTGCATTCAACGTAACCATGGCCGCCGTCCAGGCCCACCCTTGATAGGCCCAGAAATTGAAATCGAGACTGTGCAGGCCATGATAAATCCAGCGCTGAAGGCGCTCACGGCGGGTGAAGCGGCCGACCACCTGGCTCATCTGCGGATCGATGTAGAACCAGGTCGCGTCCGGATCGCCGAACTTCACGCGAAGTACCGGCAGCGGCGGCTTTCGTTCCGTCGCGTGATAGTACGAGTCGTAGCTGGAGAGCACGGCTGCTTCGGCTATCGGCACATCGGGATT
Proteins encoded:
- a CDS encoding YncE family protein, which produces MSSTLLFAYFLFALFAQNAPGMPPVIDPHNVYSESVTGKMSPATAGALNRVYVPNVKSGDVYVIDPATFQVVDHFVTGGNPQHVIPSWDLKTLWIAGSAERGRSGILVPIDPKTGKPGTTVKVPDAYNLYFTPDGKSAIVVAEALKRLEFRDPHTMAMQYNVATPQCSGVNHADFAIDGTYAVFTCEFSGGGLAKIDLKQRKVVSYLRLARPDATPGVIGHSMPQDIRIAPDGKVFFVADMEADGVYVIDAQTFKQLAFIPTGRGAHGLYPSRDGKKLYVTNRGTHMGDVKAKGPGTISVIDFATRKIEKTWTIPGGGSPDMGNVSADGKTLWLSGRFDKVVYAIDTASGAVKTIAVGTEPHGLTIWPQPGRYSLGHTGVMR